The Moorena producens PAL-8-15-08-1 genomic interval TGAACTGTCCACCAACCCTCCTTAAATCCTGGTAGCTCTTGAATCGCACCAACACCACCCACAATCCGCAGTGCTTGGGGGAGCTGAGCTGGGTTGCTGAACATAGGGATAATCTCACCATTCCCCTCGTCCTGGTGGGAGACCAAGGGAGGTACCCGCTCAATAGCCAGTTCAGCAGATTGCATCCCTGCCTCCACGTCCTCGATGGACACCTTGAGGGGATTGACCCGTAAGTCAATGGTAGGAGATTGGTTAAACCATTGACACAGCTGTTCTGTTTCCTCTGCTCCCAGCTGTTGTAACCACAGCTCGATCATCCAATCGGGAAAACTGTGTAAAATGCCCAAACCCTCGATATCCCCTTCTGGCAACTGCAAAGGGTCAGGGGAATTGGCAGCTAAACGGGCATAGTTTCGTAGTAAACCATTAACCACCCCTGCCAGTCCTTTGAAGCCATTGTTCTTGGCTAGCTCAACGGTGGTATTGACCGCTGCTGAAGCAGGAATTCGGGCTTGATAGCGCAGCTGATATAGTCCAAGGTGAAGTATAGTGCGCAAATCTGGAGGTTGTTGATTCGCTTTCTTTTTGCCCAACTGGTCAAGTAGAGCATCCAGAGTGCGCTGTCGTCGGACACTACCATAAACTAATTCTGTCACTAAGCCCCGATCAGCACCAGTTAACTGAGCAGTGTGTAGCACTCGATTCAGGGCAATATCAGCAAAAGCACCCCGCCGATAAATATCCCGGAGGGCTAGGAATGCTAACTGGCGAGGATTTTGTTTATCAAAGGTTGACGATTTATCTTGGCTCACAAACTCTGTGCTCCTCTGGGTCTTACCTGATCAGCTAATATGCATTTATAACAGTTATCAATTCGGTTCGGAACAAAGTCCTGGGTTTTAGGGAGTAGGGAGTAGGGAGTAGGGAGTAGGGAGGAAAAGGAAGACAAGTCCAATCACCCCACACCCCACACCCCAAAGTTGATACTCACGTCTTTGTTAAAAACCTACCCTGATCAGCTCCTCCGTGATCCGAAGCTCCCTGCTCCGTGATCCGAAGCTCCCTTGTCCCATTAACCCCAAGAGCGGGGTACCTGATGGTATTGAGAACTGCTATAAATAAAATGGTTAATCCTTTTTAAACATTGGGTATGTCAGCCACCTCCAGCCCTTTACCAGAAGCTCTTGCTCGGATTGTAGAACGTTTTCAGCGGCGCAAAGACCCCAAGCAACGGTATCAGCAGTTGCTGTGGTACGCCAAGAAGCTTCAGGCAATGCCAGAAACCGATAAAGTACCAGAAAACAAAGTTCCTGGCTGCGTGTCCCAGGTTTATATCACCGCTAACTTGGATGATGGCAAAGTCTTGTATCAGGGAGACTCAGATGCCCAATTGGTTAAAGGATTAGTAGCGTTGTTGATTGAAGGCTTGAATGGACTGACGCCAACAGAGATTGTCAACCTATCTCCTGACTTTATTCAAGACATCGGATTGAATGCTAGTTTAACCCCTTCTCGCGCTAATGGATTTTACAACATTTTCCAGACCATGAAGAAGAAGGCTCTGGGATATCAGTTGGGAATGTCTTCGAGAGAATTAAATTGAGGCTATCCCAGATAGAACTGATAGATTGGTTAAGACAAAATTGAACAAAAAAAATCCCCAGCCGGTAGCTGAGGGATTAGTCAGGGTGCATCTACTATTTCTTAATCCTTCATTACTCTGTCTCGATCCGGAAGAAATTAGAAACCCTTACCCATTGATAAAAGATAGACAAAATTGAACAAAAAAAATCCCCAGCGGGTAGCTGAGGAATGAGTCAGGGTGCATCTACTATTTCTTAATCCTTCATTACTCTGTCTCGATCCGGAAGAAATTAGAAACCCTTATGCCAAGGAGACAGCCAAGATGGCTATCCCACATATAACTAATAGATAACTTGAGACAAAATTGAACAAAAAAAAATCCCCAGCCGGTAGCTGAGGGATTAGTCAGGGTGCATCTACTATTTCTTAATCCTTCATTACTCTGTCTCGATCCGGAAGAAATTAGAAACCCTTATGCCAAGGAGACAGCCAAGATGGCTATCCCACATATAACTAATAGATAACTTGAGACAAAATTGAACAAAAAAAAATCCCCAGCCGGTAGCTGAGGGATTAGTCAGGGTGCATCTACTATTTCTTAATCCTTCATTACTCTGTCTCGATCCGGAAGAAATTAGAAACCCTTATGCCAAGGAGACAGCCAAGATGGCTATCCCACATATAACTAATAGATAACTTGAGACAAAATTGAACAAAAAAAAATCCCCAGCCGGTAGCTGAGGGATTAGTCAGGGTGCATCTACTATTTCTTAATCCTTCATTGCTTTGTCTCGATCCGGAAGAAATTAGAAATCGGTACGCCAAATCAGAAGCCAAGTTGTGAAACCGTTTGACCCTGATCTAAACAAACTACCCCTTTCAGGCATACGTCCCTTTATATTTTATCCACACATACATTCCAAAACATTTATATATCCCACACATCCCACACTTCCCGCACGAAGTACCTCATCCAATTGAAAACTGCTATAAGATTGGATAAGTTCTATATACCAGAAAGCACGATGGAAAGTATTAAAGTAATCTCCCATGTGGGGTCTGATGGCATTTTACATCTCGACGTTCCAGTAGGGATAACGAACAAAGAATTAGAAGTTATGGTGATTGTTAACCCATTAAAATCATCCTTAAAAGTAGAAACACCCCAAGGCTGGATGCCTGGTTTTTTTGAGGAAGTAATTGGGGGTTGGGCTGGAGAACCGTTACAGCGGGGGCAGCAGGAAGAGTTTGAGACAAGGGAGAGTCTATTTTGAGCTACCTTTTGGATACCAATGTTTGCATTCGGCTGTTGAACAATACCAGTCCGGCGGTGACATCTCGCCTTGCTACCGAACAACCAGAGACTATTTTTATCAGCTCCATAACCGAAATGGAGTTATATTACGGTGCTTATCGTAGTGCCAAACAGTCAATAAATTTAGCACTTTTGCAACGATTTTTCAGTCAGTTTAGGATTCTACCGCTAGACACCAATCCTGCCAGAATAGCAGGACAAATTAGGGCTGATTTAGCAGCTAGGGGAACACCAATCGGACCTTATGATTTACAAATCGCTGCGATCGCCCTTGCTAATGATTTAATTGTGGTTACCCATAATACGGCTGAATTTAGCAGAGTTCGTGGACTACGCATTGAAGATTGGGAGCTGGACTAGCTTTTAAGCAAATACTACTAGAGAAAGTTGACAAATAATTGGTATGAGAGTTTAAAACAAAAAGCCATCATTTGACCGCTGACCGCTGACCACTGACCGCTGACCACTGACCACTAAATGGTTACCTAAAAATTACCGAAAACTATCATTTCAAAATCAATAGCTCTCCAGTAATTTTCAATCCTCTTTGAGTTTTATCAAAGACACTAAATCAGTCTTTCCTAACTCTAGCCAGCCTAACTCATGAGGGGGTTTTTCTATCGCCCTCGTCCTAGTTAGTTGCAGGGTTTGCCGCAGCAGCGGAAGAGTACTTAAGCCAATTAAAATAGCTACACTAAAGCTGATGATCGCATCCGCCTGAGGCCAGTTGAAAATTCCAACCGCCAAAGCAGCTATTATAGTGCCGATTGAGCCAACTACGTCTGCCAGTACATGCAAAAATGCACCACGCAGATTGAGGTCTTGCTCAGTATTTTCCCCTAGCCAATAGAGGTTAATGCTGTTGATCACTACGCCAATTAAGGCAGTGACTAGCATCGGCAAACTGAGGATTTCCTCAGGTGTCCCTTGCAGATGGGCGATCGCTTCTCGCCCAATCCATACAGACATAGCCAGTAGACCGATACTATTGATCAGACCAGCCAAAACCTCAATCGGTTGATTGCTCATTTGCTTTCGAGACTTCGAGGAGCCTTGAGCCAGCCATGCAGCAAGCAAAGCAATACTCATTGCTACAATATCTGCCAGCATGTGAGCCGAATCAGCTTTGAGAGTTAAACTGTGGCTAACAAAGCCGACAACCATTTCGAGTACAGCAAAGATTGTGATTAATACAATCACCCTCTTCAACCGCTGAACCTTACCCAGAGATACGCTGGTCTGGCACAAACAACCTAATCTGTTGCAATTGAGCATAGTTTAAATTACTTTGGTTAGTCAACTGGGAAAATAGTCTTGCCTCGGAAAATAGTTTCCTGCACCTTGATATCAATGATATCCATTGGCTCAACGTCCAGAGGATTGTCATAAATACTCACAAAATATAATTTTTTTTTTCATAGATATTTCCATGATTAAATTTTATTTATATAGAGAAAATATTTTCCTAATACAACATAAGTAAATCTGAGTAAAAACTTGTTATCACAAGTTTCATCAATGTCTATAACACTAATCTTAGACTGTTGTCAAGCCAATGATGATTTTAAACAATATGAGCCTTAAATACCATATAGCCAAACCTATTTTATTGTCAAAATTTAGTTTTCTTGAAAAATTTAATTTTAAGGAATTATATTTGAGATAGTACCAAAGTCTATCAACGCTTCTTGATGCAATAGCGAGTGGGGGAAACCCCCTTTGGCGGCGCTGCATCGCTTTACTATGCTTAACGTACCGCCGTTTAAGTGACCTCAACAAGTTGATAAGATCACAACTTTATTGATTAAATTTTCACAACTTTATTGTATTACACACATATTACAAACTAGGCGACTCAGTAGGTAAGACACCGTCATATGAACAACTAAGGGACTTGCGTGTAAAAAAAAATACCAATTCAAGTAGGGTGGGCAAAGTAATATTATCTAGAAGACTCATTTGAACCAAACTGTGTCTTGATGCAATAGCGAGTGGGGGAAACCACGGCAATAGCGAGTGGGGGAAACCACGGCAATAGCGAGTGGGGGAGACCACGGCAATAGCGAGTGGGGGAAACCCCCAAGACCGCGCTGCCTCCCCTGTTCCCTTGCTGCATCGCTTTTTGCCCACCCTACAAACTCCCAAATTAGTTTTTTAAGTTTTTTAAGGTTTTTATCCTATTTATACTTTTTGTATTATTACAAAAGGAAGGAGCCAGAAGCCAGGGCGAAGATTCGACAACTGGTGCTGGCTTCTGGCTCCTTCCCTTAGACTTCCTTCTAGAGAATTTTGAGGAAATGCCGGAAAAACTCCAAAATTTCCTCTGTCCCCCAGATTAACCAGATGGGGAGATGGGGAGATACCGAAAAGTAGGGCAAGAGCCCAGAGGCAAGAGTTAATAAAGTATAGCGCTGCATCACTGCTCCCTGTTCCGGTGATCCGCTGTTCCCTGATCCGAAGTTCCCTGTTCCCTATTCTCTATAAAAATGTATCTCACCTAATTTAAAACCGTTTAGTATAAGATACTGTGTGTTAGGCATTTTAATTCTTTACTAAAA includes:
- a CDS encoding SufE family protein codes for the protein MSATSSPLPEALARIVERFQRRKDPKQRYQQLLWYAKKLQAMPETDKVPENKVPGCVSQVYITANLDDGKVLYQGDSDAQLVKGLVALLIEGLNGLTPTEIVNLSPDFIQDIGLNASLTPSRANGFYNIFQTMKKKALGYQLGMSSRELN
- a CDS encoding cation diffusion facilitator family transporter, encoding MLNCNRLGCLCQTSVSLGKVQRLKRVIVLITIFAVLEMVVGFVSHSLTLKADSAHMLADIVAMSIALLAAWLAQGSSKSRKQMSNQPIEVLAGLINSIGLLAMSVWIGREAIAHLQGTPEEILSLPMLVTALIGVVINSINLYWLGENTEQDLNLRGAFLHVLADVVGSIGTIIAALAVGIFNWPQADAIISFSVAILIGLSTLPLLRQTLQLTRTRAIEKPPHELGWLELGKTDLVSLIKLKED
- the rsmB gene encoding 16S rRNA (cytosine(967)-C(5))-methyltransferase RsmB gives rise to the protein MSQDKSSTFDKQNPRQLAFLALRDIYRRGAFADIALNRVLHTAQLTGADRGLVTELVYGSVRRQRTLDALLDQLGKKKANQQPPDLRTILHLGLYQLRYQARIPASAAVNTTVELAKNNGFKGLAGVVNGLLRNYARLAANSPDPLQLPEGDIEGLGILHSFPDWMIELWLQQLGAEETEQLCQWFNQSPTIDLRVNPLKVSIEDVEAGMQSAELAIERVPPLVSHQDEGNGEIIPMFSNPAQLPQALRIVGGVGAIQELPGFKEGWWTVQDCSAQLVSYLLDPQPGDVVIDACAAPGGKTTHIAELIADQGKIWACDRSASRLKKVQQNAQRLQLQSIQISTGDSRDLPEFTKMANAVLLDAPCSGNGTLHRRPDLRWRMTPEKVQELTVLQKELLEHTATWVKSGGVLVYATCTLNPQENEAVIQWFLEGHSQWQIEPPTLSFLKAFSTPEGWLKVVPYRDQMDGFFMVRLKRMV
- the vapC gene encoding type II toxin-antitoxin system tRNA(fMet)-specific endonuclease VapC, which produces MSYLLDTNVCIRLLNNTSPAVTSRLATEQPETIFISSITEMELYYGAYRSAKQSINLALLQRFFSQFRILPLDTNPARIAGQIRADLAARGTPIGPYDLQIAAIALANDLIVVTHNTAEFSRVRGLRIEDWELD